A window of Chanodichthys erythropterus isolate Z2021 chromosome 16, ASM2448905v1, whole genome shotgun sequence genomic DNA:
ACTATACATTGGTTTGATttctataaataaaaaaggtaaaaatgtGCATGGTATTATAATGttatactaaaactaaaattaagactatggagaaaaaaacccccaaaaaacccttaaagtccccctgtagtcaataattgtatcccttaaaaatctttgatcaccaaaatgacatatttaaacgttttttcctgtgaatttttttattaatgtcttaaaatagcttgaatgtaacacTACACCCTTGGCTCAttgaatatgataattagccccacctccatTCACTCACACAAGCTCAGACAAGATCCACTAggttcatcataacattgtaatatacatcatacactggccatattgctaaatctacccgatttttcatatcaacagaaaaatataacgGAGATAACCTTCTTTTGAGACTCCCTTGCATGGTCAGTTGATGATCTGCTATAGTCCACCGGCAtgttgatgtgattggttacaaggtagtttgtgacgtaaGAAACACCTGCGATTTCAaaccgcgtttttttttttttttgtaattgcacCTTTGAATGATTACTTAATTGTGGCATCCGTAATTGTAATCACGATTAGAAatttgattaattgtgcagccctactttaTATAATATGTACACATTAAAAAgagtttttaaaaacatttaattgtaTTGCTGTAGGTCCTGTGACGGACCGCCACTGCTGCCTCCTAAAGAGTACACAAgtcagaaaagaagaaaaaacttgttaaggCTGGTTTGAGTTCAGAATAATTTAGACAGAGCCGTGCTCTGTGTTTTTCATTGCGAACCATTTACTCAGACCATCAGGACTCATAATTCAGTCTGAGATTGCTGTTAATGGTACATATTTAGATGGAGAGAGAAAGCCAGCATGCGTCATAGTTGCTCTCCTGAGAGCATCTAAAATGGCAGGTCATATTAATTTATCATGGAAGCTTGTATTCATCTAAAGTAAATTGAATAAAGCAATTTTTTTGCATGTACCTAAGTTGTAAAAGTGGAACAGAACATTAGTAATTGCTGTTTTCTGCAAGTCAAAGCAGATTTGAGGCGGTGTGATATTGACCTGCTAATTGATGTCAAGTGTTGCATTGTTCAGCATTTGTTACAAGTAGTTAAGGATGCTGTAGATTCAAAGGCAGTATGGCAGTACAACAATCTCTTGCACAGGATTCAGACCAATTGCTGTTATAGAGAAATTGTCAGAACTGATTAGTCGAGCGAACAATCAGCCGGTGCTTTTTAAGCGACTGGTGACTTATTTGTGACCAATGTCTCCTTATGACCTCTGTGAAAACCTGAGTTTATGTAACACCACAGTGTCAAACTcctatatttgaaaaaaatgtttgtccatacaatgaaagtcaatggggtccaaaacaacccTGAACTGACTTTTTACAAATACCTTATATGTTCCATAGATGAGAGAAAGCCATGCAAATCTGGAATGACGCAAGTGTGagaaaattatgacaattttcatttactATTCCTTTGCTAGCACATCATGTAGTAAAATTTAAAGTCAGGTCAGGCAGTTTAGAAGTCTATGGGTGTGGAGCATTAAAGCAGGGTGCCACATACACAGCTCAGATGAATTGGTAACCGCCTCAGGCTTCAGACAAAGACAGCTGAATCACAAGGGACCACACAGGAAGAGGGGAAATGTGCTGTCTTGTATCAATGCATCTGCTATTCCCAAACTGAAGTATGTGCACAATGGATGAATGACTGCAGCAAAGAATTCATATGAAAATTTTTACTTTACTGCgcaaataaaaaatgattttggtGACAATGCAAAAAATTATTATCCAGTATTTCACTGCAAATTGAACCCTACCAGTGTACAGCAGCAACCTCCCATACCATGAATCAATGCACTTCAAATATAtacaacaaacattttaaattaataccCATTTCCCTGCTGGAAACTAATTTACATTCCTGTTCGCATCCATATATCTCAACCTTGTTAGAGACACACTCAATGCAGACAATAACAAAGAGTACAAGGCAGATCTCAGCATGGTTTTAAAAGCTTTGCAACATCCACCCTTTGAAAGCAGCTGTTGGTAAAGAACATGCCACAGCTGCTGTTGAATTTAACCTCCCTCCTCATGGAGCTTGTGATGTGCTCTCTGATGGTATTGATTCATACTCCCTGTGAACATCTAAGCAGCCGAAGAGGGACTCTAGAATGTTCAGTACACTGTTTTGGATGGAATCCACTTGTTCCGCTGGGCAATACTCATCCAAACTGGACCTGACAAGAAGAAATGGAAattgaagaaacatttaaaCCTTATTGTACATTACAACAtggaaattaaattatattatattatattatattatattatattatattatattatattatattatattatattatattatattatatacacatatatgcattatatatgtaagcaataaggtactcgaggctgtgctgacttattcacgatacagcactagaatagagtaccttattgcttttataaaatggttaccacacaatacaaatattaaagccaaaaatatgtatcgatgcaactttcatgaagtaaactttctctaaaagccttccttccgccggaaaatatagtccctgactgtgaacagcaacagaagttacattttcatgacaatagATGGCAGcgaagactgtctttatgagtgtggcagtcagtagcaaagacttttacagtgaaaagactgaactgttgtgaacacagaccaagatgcaactgacaaatgtTTTGACTAGCGCCGTCAGTCACGgaaaaaccccttaactgttaaaaggacaagataatacatctgacataaacagatgttttattatgaacataggactgacctgaaggaaaatactaaatctgaatgcaggtaataaactcgctcacttgATCCCTTTCTCtcctacataatacagtaagcttcaatgaacaattgagaacaaacagtttacgttgctaagggtgttgtgtagtgatacacagaactgttGGGTGAAGCAGTCAGCCGTGTTTtctcgtgaataaaacacagctattgaccaatcagaatcaatatgttttatacatatacacacaggtCCTCTTGCATTGTGGTTAGGACCACCACTAGTGGCCACTCAAAAAATaacgaaataaataaaaaaataaaaaatggtgcATGTCGGCCATGGTGATGCACCATCAGTCAGAGAACTGGATATTAAGAGactaaataatgaaaaatattctCATGGACCATGAAGGGCTGAGCTCCCCCTGACGCACAGAGATAGGAGTGTGATTGATGAGTGTGATGTTGAGTCTATGCTCAttaaaaaacatgctaacagatCACTGAGACACAAGTCTCACATAACACCATCTGTCTCAACTGCACAGATACAAGCATCTGCTTTTGGGGCATCAACCAGCCAACACTCATTATATCATAAATTTCAATGCTAATTAATGCAGACTGAATAGAAAacaagaaatattattttctgATGCTTCTCTGTGGGGGAAAAAACACACCAAATGTTGTTAACCATAGAGGATGTAACAAATCATAAGTGAAAGATTAAAGGACCCAATGTACTTTTCAAAAGGAGACACAGAACAGACATCCATGTACTCTAATGACTGATTTACCGTGATATAGTGACAATGGTGGGCTTGGGCAGAGCTTCCAGGAAGAGCTGCACGGCCGTGATCATTTGCTGGATCTCCTCCTCACTGCTGATGTGGTGAGGGAGTTCAGAGTAATCACAGGTCAGGCCTGCTTGATGTACCTAGACTCAACACCACAGGCACAAATATATCAGTGTGTGGCGCAGCACTACAAAGTAACCAATTGAAACAAATTTGTTATCCCCCATGTTCTGTTTGAAGACTCTCAATAcatacttttccagactcaAATTTCCAAACCTCTCTGAAGATTTTTCAGATCATATTTAACATAAATGGTCCATACAGCATTATTTTCAGCATTATATTTGGTATATAGTACAGCAATctaagaacattttattttttctgttttggtttTCTCTAAGTGATAAAAAAATTTTCACCTCTGACACATCATTTTGATACTGCAAGTGGTTTGATGATGCACAATCACCAAACAGCAAAGTTCAGTCCGATTTAGATGATCATTTTTTCCTTTATTTGTTGCTGGTTTGAATGGCACATGCACATTTGCTCAAAAGAGATATGCTTATGGCAAAGACAAACAGTTTTGCATAATAAAATTTTGTGCCTTGAATTCACTGAGTTCAACTAGTGTTTTACTAGTGTTCAACAATCACTAAACTTTTGCCATGAAAACACGCTGCTTGTATGATACATTTATAGaacttatttttatattttagaaaactgAATAGGGGCAATATTCTggaaacaagaatatttttacttgctttgtttttttttgtccacaCTTATCCAGACCTCGAATTTcttcaaatcaaattccataacTTTCCGTAGGAACCCTGCCAATagcttaaaaacatatttaaaggtgccctagattcaaaaattgaatttacctcggcatagttgaataacaagagttcagtacatggaaaagacatacagtgagtttcaaactccattgtttcctccttataataaattatataaatctaatttgtttaaaagacctccgaagaacaggcgaatctcaacataacaccgactgttacgtaacagtcggggtgtacgcccccaatatgtgcatatgccagctcatgttcaaagcattagacaagggcaggacgtctggatgtgcacagctgaatcatcagactaggtaagcaagcaaggaaaacagcgaaaaatggcagatggagcaataataactgacatgattcatgatatcatgatatttttagtgatatttgtaaattgtctttctaaatgtttcattagcatgttgctaatgtactgttaaatgtggttaaagttaccatcgtttcttactgtattcacggagaaaagagccgttgctattttcatttttaaacacttgcagtctgtataatgcataaacacaacttcattctttataaatctctccaacagtgtagcattagccgttagccacggagcagagcctaaacatcaaaataaacactgtacttacgcgattagacatgctgcatgacaaacactttgtaaagatccattttgagggttatattagctgcttgaactttttttatgttgtttaaggcaagtgcgagctcttggggcgtggagcatgagaattaaagggccacacaccctgaattggctcatttctaattatgccccaaaataggcagttaaaaattaattaaaaaaaaatctatggggtatttttagctgaaacttcacagacacattcaggggacaccttagacttatattacatcttttaaaaaaaagttctagggcacctttaacatttacGTATCAGGTTGataattcattatttttccTCATcactgcaaaacattttttaataagtaTTGGGTctcatttttcataaaaaaacaatatctaAACATCTTTGAAACAAGATATACCTAAGATATATTTACTTGTTTTTACAAAGTATATCctgaattacatttatttttcttaatgttttagaataaaccgcacaaatgtttttttcttagtATATTACTTAGCATTATGAAGTAGAACCCAGAAGTACTGCACAGTGTTTACAACGtcaacagcgtaggagactgacagagaagagaagaaattgttgaataaagtggttatttttgttttgtttttgcgcacaaaaagtattctcgttgcttcataacattaagattgaaccactgcagtcacgtggactattttaacaatgtctttactacctttctgggccttgaaagtgatAACTTTGCAGTCTATTAGGGCTGTTCAACGATAACCATGGttatcgtgtacaaaataagagtctgtgtttatgtaatatatgtgtgtttgttttgtgtataattcttatgtatatataaatatacacacatacatgtatatatttaagaaaaatatcttatatttttatacaaatatttacatttatatataatttaaatatataaaattataaatatatttatacatacatgcttatatttcttaaatatatacatgtatgtgtgtgtatttatatatacataataattttacaaaaagcaaacaaacacacatatattacgtaaacacagactcttattttgtataCGATAACCACAGTTATCGTTGAACAGCCCTACAGTCTATCTaggtcagaaagcttttggatttcatccaaaatgtcttaatttgcgttccaaagatgaacgaaggtcttacaggtttggaacaatatgagggtgagtaataaatgacagaaatttcattttttgggtgaactaatactttaagcCATTTTTCTTGTGATATAAATTGACAAGGATGTTTTATAGATGTTTAGATGTATCTTCCACCAAAAATGTTACATTGTTCATGTTTGGGGTCTCATATGACTCAGACATGttaaacatgaataaatgaaatgaattttcGTGTTAAGATTTGCTGGCAAGTATTCACACAGCAGCAATACACTCTTGACAtatgcttatttttatttattttttgcattgttCAATTTCAAATTGACCCTAAGCAGAAACAACGTGACTAGAATGAATATGAGCCACATTTCTGAAAACTGCACACATACTCCACAGTAAAATAAGAGGGATTTCAGTTATGCCAGAGGAACTTATTAAAAGAATATAAAAGGTAAAATAAGAGGATACAAATTCTATTTTTCTACATACATCAGTGTAGTCTCTGAAAGCATAAAAATATTTGGGATATCTGGAATGACAGACATTTCAAACAtgattaaaacacacacacacacacacacacacacaacttcaCCATTTCATAGTCCGGTGACTGTGTTCGATTCTTAAGGCTGTGTACAAGTCTGACAAGAGATTTCATTCTGCAAAGAAAGAAAgcgggggaaaaaaaaaaatcaatgcatGAGGCTGTGTCATCTCCTGCTTGATCAAATGCATACCAACCATATACAGCAATCAATCAAGCCCAATGGTGCGCTGATATGGAGCTATAATCAAAAAACACAGAGCTTGTGGCTCTACAGTCTCAATGTCATCAATAACACATACCCTGGGTTTGCTGCTAAACGTTCAACAGTTTCCTGGCCATCATCCTCAACCAGGTCAGCAAATGCAGCCTCCAGGTCTTCGAGCTGGTGTGTGCGTCTCTCTACACAATCTAAAAGCTCCTCCTGAAAACCAACACATGGAACTGTAAAGACTGTTATTTGCCACCTTGGAAAATGTGCGTTCTTGAATGTACTGTATTCAGCATAATACACTGAGGTCCAAAAGCCTGAGACCACATATAGGATATCATTTAtacctggaaataaataaaaaagtttttatttaatttaaaacatgcatgaaaaagaaatgtttaagATTGTACACTAATTCCATGCGACTAATAGAAAGTAAGTGTAACTGCATTACCGTTCAAAGGTTTTGGAtcagtacgatttttttttttttttttaaagaaatgtaataCTTTTCTTTTCAGGAAGGACAcactaaattgatcaaaagtgacagtaatgacatttataatgttacaaaatatttaattcaaataataaaaaaaaaatactcatcaaagaatcctgaaacaaacatatgaagcagcacaactattttaaacactgaaatatttcttgagcaacaaatcaacattttagaatgatttctgaaggatcattgtgacactaaagactgctaaaaattcagcttttccatcagaggaataaattacatcttaaaaggtgccatcgaacgttttttttttttttacaagatgtaatataagtctaaggtgtcccctgaatgtgtctgttaagtttcaactcaaaataccccatagagttttttaaattcattgttttaactgcctattttgaggcatcattaaatatgagccgatttatgctgtgcggcccctttaaatctcgtgctccacgcccacggagctcgtgcttgccttaaacagtgcctaaacaaagtttacacagctaatataaccctcaaatggatctttacaaagtgttcatcatgcatgcgtcagattatgtgagtattgtatactgttatattgtttacatttattctgaatgagtttgaggctatgctccgtggctaacggctaatgctacactgttggagagatttataaaagaatgaagttgtgtttataaattatacagactgcaagtgtttaataatgaaaataacgacggctcgtctccgtgaatacagtaagaaactatggtaactttaaccgcatttaacagtacattagcaacatgctaacgaaacatttagaaagacagtttacaaatatcactaaaaatatcatgtaatcatggatcatgtcagttcttattgctccatctgccatttttcgctgttgttcttgcttacctaatctgatgattcagctgtgcagatccagacgttaatactggctgcccttgtctaatgcctttcataatgttgggatcatgggctggcatatgcaaatattggggcgtacaccccgactgttacgtaacagtctgtgttatgttgagattcgcctgttcttcggaggtcttttaaacaaatgagatttatataagaagggtgaaacaatggagtttgagactcactgtatgtcatttccatgtactgaactcttgttatttaactatgccgagataaattcaacttttcattcaagggcacctttaaaatatttgtgtttttactgtatttttgatcaaataaatgcagctttggtgagcatacgAGACttcttttataaacatttaaaaaatatgtttgaatggtagtgtattgtACATTTATGATTGTGACAACACTAAGTAATTTAAGTTTACCTCTGAAATCAACTTCTAACTCACATTGTCATGCTGGTAATAGAATTTGcaattaaaatagttttaaactCGACAATTGCAAAACAGATGCAATTTTACAAGTATCTGCCAGCATTCAAACGTTCTACTAAGATGTCAACAATTCAAGCACAAATGATAAAACAgttctgaatgattttgataaaaagctgttttaacagccaatatatacacaattttaCTAGTGAGATTTAGCTTCACTccctgaatgtgtttgtctAGGAATGTCTATGAGTGAACAAACACCTCATGATTAGTTATGGTACATTTAACAAGGAATCTTCATTACCTCATTTGGATCCTGCTGTGGCCTGCTAAAGCTGTACAACTCTTGAAGAAGATCATACTCTTCCTGTAAGATGACAACAGTGGTAAAAACACATTGTATATAGATATAAATGATACTGACTCCAAATAAGTCATGAAGAAACCATTTCCATTTAAAAGACTATAACGATGTGTTTGCTTGATTCACTCCACCTGTGTATACATCTCCTTGAAAGGGTTCTTACAGGAGAAAAAATCCAAGTCAATGTCAAGTATGAAAGGGTCAGTTTGCTCTAGAACTGCTAAAAGCTTGTCTGTAATGTAGCTTGTTGACCCCTCATCAGCCTTCATGAGTGTGTCACTGGCGTTTCCTGATGCAGTGCTGCCCTCAAGCGGTTGGGAAGAGGAAGTGCACGGGGTGTCCCTTTTTAATTGCACATCACTGTCCTCCTTTATAGCTGCTTTGGGTATTTTAGCATCGCTTTGTCCATTTTTATGCTTCCTTTTCTGCAAAGTGTTGACAGGATCCACTCGAATGACATTTAAATGTAACTCTTTTGGGTTTTCCAGCTGATCCAGTGGAACGTAAAGAGCGTCACTCAAAAAGTAATCATCTGTGCTTGTCACCCTGCAAAGAGAAAGAGATTTCTTATGATTGTTTTTAAACATGATTCTAACAGCATGATTTTTCCTGACAGGGTGGAGGTCTCATTCTTATTAATAGTGAATGAACGTCTGCTGCCATCTCATGGCTACATGCTGATATGCTGCACCTGACCTGATGGTGGTCGTGGATGAATCTTTCCCCACACACATGGAGTGCTCTCCTTCTTTGATCTGCTGAGCCCAGTACGGATGCAACCAGACTACGTGGGATACGTGTCCAGCATAGACCATTGGCATAATCCAATTCTCAATGCTCAGCTCACTGCAAgagcaaacaaaaacatgtcaACTCTTATATTCACCGTTGAAACTACTGTGAACAAATATCAGTGGTCTTTGGTCTCAACTGCATGAACTGCATTTTTAAAGTTTCTCTATTTCTGTTAAGCAGAGTagtattcatgtattttattcatttgtacAGGCATTTATGGTTGTTTCTTTAACAATATGCAAATGTAGCCCTGTAGACTACATTTAATAGAAGTTGTGgttgtcttttcttccctattgtgatgtatgtGTGAAACAACTTCTCAAATAAGAGacaatgtagggcgggacttgattttgtccattgggaattgattggattgtggtttgctattattgtgatctcatgtgattgacaggttaTGCCTCCCTCACACCAGTACACATCATCAAAGAAGAGAAGTCGATACAAGAGGGAGGGGTAGCTATTTTAATTAAAGGatcttattttaattaaaggatcggcacatgaatttaaaataaataattataatgatGTGCGCACGGATAAATcacttataataaatactgtaatattccATAAAAGAATGAGAATTGTCAATtatgatttcatggtgactttaacaaACAAAGCCCAATAGAGGACCATACCGTTTCTGTACAGATTTGTCAACTTTGtaacagggttattatagttcactcaaattaaaatcataaaacattttcattacttgaaataaaataaacgttaagtgaaatataaaaaatgtaaggcAACATTTCccataataaaaactatatagacataaaaaaacagttgaaggtcaaaattacagtttcattgcagcttcaaagcattctacatgatcccagacgagaaataagagtcttatctagggaaaccattgctcattttctaaaaaaaaataaataaaaattatataagttttaacaataaatgctcatcttctagctctcttcttctctatttgaattccggcagtgtagacactgctaagtgtattactgccctccactggtcaaagtttgaactaattgttatatacttgcactagcatattgtatatgacaatttagtccaaactttgacctgtggagggcagtaatacagttagcagtgtctacactgccagaattttaatagagaagaagaagaagagagctaccctgcgttccaatgtccatactatacatcctaaatagtatgtgagattaaaataagtgtgtcccaaagcatagtatgttgaaaagagtatgccaaaagtcccaggatggtctactatttccggtagattttcgaagtgtggatccgtgcacactatagaggctaatattgcccacaacccattgtgcgttggacgaggattcagttcagaactacaaacacgagtaaaaagtgttaaaaaactacaaaacatggcggatatacgcgatcgacgctgatgctgcgttccaattcgcctacctatactacgccctaaaagt
This region includes:
- the c16h5orf22 gene encoding UPF0489 protein C5orf22 homolog yields the protein MKTTPQKRVYPKLPVWIVEDHHEVVQHVYRAIGSKHIPMKDIKMVHLDSHPDLLIPVNMPADTVYDKETLLSELSIENWIMPMVYAGHVSHVVWLHPYWAQQIKEGEHSMCVGKDSSTTTIRVTSTDDYFLSDALYVPLDQLENPKELHLNVIRVDPVNTLQKRKHKNGQSDAKIPKAAIKEDSDVQLKRDTPCTSSSQPLEGSTASGNASDTLMKADEGSTSYITDKLLAVLEQTDPFILDIDLDFFSCKNPFKEMYTQEEYDLLQELYSFSRPQQDPNEEELLDCVERRTHQLEDLEAAFADLVEDDGQETVERLAANPGMKSLVRLVHSLKNRTQSPDYEMVHQAGLTCDYSELPHHISSEEEIQQMITAVQLFLEALPKPTIVTISRSSLDEYCPAEQVDSIQNSVLNILESLFGCLDVHREYESIPSESTSQAP